One window of Thermacetogenium phaeum DSM 12270 genomic DNA carries:
- a CDS encoding manganese catalase family protein has protein sequence MWLYEKKLEYPVRVGKKDLKMARYLLTQFGGPNGELSAAVRYLSQRYTMPTGRAKGVLTDIGTEELAHWEIIATMVYKLTKEATPEEIRRADLGGYYAIWDKGIHPSDSNGVPWTAAYINTMGDPIADLHEDMAAEQKARATYENLINLTDDPDVIDVLRFLREREVVHFQRFGETLDHLQGYMNGKKYY, from the coding sequence ATGTGGCTTTATGAAAAGAAACTAGAGTATCCCGTCCGGGTTGGGAAGAAGGATTTAAAGATGGCAAGATATTTGCTGACGCAATTCGGCGGGCCGAACGGGGAACTCTCCGCCGCCGTCCGCTACCTTTCCCAGCGCTACACCATGCCTACCGGCAGGGCCAAGGGCGTGCTCACCGACATCGGCACCGAGGAGCTGGCCCACTGGGAGATCATCGCCACCATGGTCTACAAGCTGACGAAGGAGGCCACTCCGGAGGAGATCCGGCGGGCGGACCTCGGCGGCTATTATGCCATTTGGGACAAGGGAATTCACCCCAGCGACTCCAATGGGGTACCCTGGACTGCTGCCTACATTAACACTATGGGTGACCCCATAGCCGACCTCCACGAAGACATGGCGGCGGAACAGAAGGCCAGGGCAACCTATGAGAACCTGATTAACCTCACCGATGACCCTGATGTGATAGACGTTTTGAGGTTCCTCCGGGAGCGAGAGGTCGTTCATTTCCAGCGCTTCGGGGAGACCCTGGATCACCTGCAGGGGTACATGAACGGGAAGAAATATTATTAG
- a CDS encoding spore coat protein CotJB produces MDYHRAKILREIQELEFALVELNLYLDTHPADNKALMTFNNLAERLAAARKAYEARYGPLVNFGFSDHPPHMAWKWMEEPWPWEIEY; encoded by the coding sequence ATGGATTACCATCGCGCAAAAATACTGCGGGAAATCCAGGAACTGGAATTTGCCCTGGTAGAATTAAACCTCTACCTGGACACCCACCCCGCCGATAATAAGGCTTTGATGACCTTCAACAACCTGGCAGAACGACTTGCTGCAGCAAGAAAGGCTTATGAAGCCCGCTACGGGCCGCTGGTCAACTTCGGCTTCTCCGACCATCCCCCTCATATGGCCTGGAAATGGATGGAAGAACCCTGGCCATGGGAAATTGAGTATTAG
- a CDS encoding spore coat associated protein CotJA: MTDDIKGANESAEALGYYPGDQRLQLATAYVPPQVLREMFTLPEALRKGTLFPELYRPYPHHYDYVE; this comes from the coding sequence ATGACCGACGACATTAAAGGCGCCAACGAAAGCGCCGAAGCCCTCGGTTACTATCCGGGCGATCAGCGCCTGCAGCTGGCGACAGCCTACGTACCGCCGCAGGTGCTCCGGGAGATGTTTACCCTTCCGGAGGCCCTGCGCAAGGGAACACTGTTCCCCGAACTCTACCGTCCCTATCCTCATCACTACGATTATGTAGAATGA
- a CDS encoding SIMPL domain-containing protein — protein MKFYKFGLVIVLACLLVVGSFLGSALIGEPIGKAEAEVQQAQITVSGSGVISVAPDQAKLSLGVLTIAPNAKKAQQDNARIANNVINALIKAGVPRDKIETLDYSIWPEYSYPKPEESKPPVISAYRVSNTILVTVDDLAKIGSIIDAAVTAGANQVQSIQFLRKDTGPTQREALQKACEEARLKAEAIATALGVEITGIASVQEDSTISYPPVYRSMAEGLASGAVPTPVQPGELQINASVKVVFRIQ, from the coding sequence ATGAAATTCTATAAGTTCGGGCTCGTCATAGTGTTGGCCTGCCTGCTGGTGGTGGGGAGCTTCCTGGGATCTGCGCTGATAGGGGAGCCTATCGGCAAGGCGGAAGCGGAGGTGCAGCAGGCGCAGATCACGGTCAGCGGAAGCGGGGTCATCAGCGTTGCACCGGACCAGGCAAAACTGAGCCTCGGAGTCCTGACAATAGCCCCCAACGCAAAAAAAGCGCAGCAGGATAACGCCAGGATTGCCAACAACGTAATCAACGCGCTCATCAAAGCCGGTGTCCCTAGAGACAAGATCGAAACCCTGGACTACTCCATCTGGCCGGAATACAGCTATCCCAAACCGGAAGAAAGCAAACCGCCGGTAATCAGCGCTTATCGTGTCAGCAACACCATTCTGGTTACCGTTGACGATCTCGCCAAGATCGGAAGTATCATCGATGCCGCCGTTACGGCCGGCGCCAATCAAGTTCAGAGCATCCAATTCCTGAGGAAAGATACCGGCCCCACACAGCGGGAAGCGCTGCAGAAGGCCTGCGAGGAGGCGCGCCTGAAAGCCGAAGCCATTGCCACAGCCCTGGGAGTGGAGATCACCGGGATAGCTTCGGTGCAGGAGGACAGCACCATCAGCTATCCGCCGGTTTACCGTTCAATGGCGGAGGGACTGGCTTCGGGGGCCGTCCCAACTCCCGTTCAGCCGGGAGAACTCCAGATCAACGCCAGCGTCAAGGTGGTTTTCCGCATTCAGTAA
- a CDS encoding anti-sigma factor family protein: protein MLTCKETEKLLDLYLDGELDALRWNSCREHLRRCPQCSRLLELKRREVEMIRSGFPVPEMSPDFCKRVMAGLSAGGEQRSFFSPLLNFLRRPWLAPALACLILLVIACGSSLSGFLTPDYGSLSGKEKTAGDRETGGITNSGKPRLYDKADAGTPAGPSSTEDVDDVSTFPLSSLEDEEEPAATKMVERSPLPRPERLLAAAEDHGNSHAHRLLEAVQRERFTEIQGTTPAFMPVYLPAGFLLESIASRNSPPADAEEQEGSVREPVLVIFSNPQTGERICLEIAPGSPFAGTEGLSSSAWEDVEGRDGADGGQITDKRKFALTITRYAEKEGRHYTLRISGDVPPEELKKVADSLQ, encoded by the coding sequence ATGCTCACCTGCAAAGAAACAGAAAAACTCCTCGATCTCTACCTCGACGGAGAGCTGGATGCGCTGAGATGGAACAGCTGTCGAGAGCACCTGCGCCGGTGCCCCCAATGCAGCAGGCTGCTGGAGCTAAAAAGAAGAGAGGTGGAGATGATCCGTTCGGGTTTTCCGGTGCCGGAGATGAGCCCGGATTTCTGCAAGCGGGTGATGGCCGGCCTTTCTGCCGGTGGAGAGCAGAGAAGCTTTTTTTCGCCTCTCCTGAATTTTTTGCGGAGACCCTGGCTCGCCCCGGCGCTGGCCTGCTTGATCCTCTTGGTCATCGCTTGCGGGTCCTCCCTCTCCGGTTTCTTGACACCTGATTACGGGAGCCTCTCCGGTAAAGAGAAGACGGCAGGCGACAGGGAGACGGGAGGAATCACGAACTCTGGCAAGCCACGCCTGTATGACAAAGCGGATGCCGGAACTCCGGCCGGGCCATCCTCTACTGAAGACGTCGATGACGTGTCCACCTTCCCCTTATCCTCCCTTGAGGATGAAGAAGAACCGGCTGCAACGAAAATGGTCGAAAGATCCCCTCTTCCCCGGCCTGAAAGGCTGCTAGCCGCCGCCGAGGACCATGGGAACTCCCACGCTCACAGGTTGCTGGAGGCTGTCCAGAGAGAGAGGTTCACCGAAATTCAAGGCACAACACCGGCCTTTATGCCTGTTTACCTCCCCGCCGGTTTCCTCCTGGAAAGTATCGCTTCGCGGAATTCACCCCCGGCAGATGCCGAAGAGCAAGAGGGCAGCGTTCGGGAACCCGTCCTCGTCATCTTCTCCAACCCGCAGACAGGGGAAAGGATCTGTCTGGAGATCGCTCCGGGGAGTCCCTTCGCAGGAACGGAAGGCCTGTCTTCTTCTGCCTGGGAGGATGTCGAAGGCAGGGATGGGGCAGATGGGGGTCAAATAACGGACAAGAGAAAATTTGCCCTGACGATTACGCGGTATGCCGAGAAAGAAGGGCGTCATTATACATTGAGAATCAGCGGGGATGTACCCCCGGAAGAGCTGAAAAAGGTTGCCGACTCGCTGCAGTAA
- a CDS encoding RNA polymerase sigma factor translates to MENPTDQDLVRQTLSGDVRSFEKIVKRYQYTVFGIAFRLLKNKEEAEDITQETFLRCYQNLDKYDQGRPFAPWIRRIASNLAVSRLRQQRLRQLLPWDYVSRTLSRHQGCYSDPERALENADDRQEMAGYLKKLKPLDQLVVILRYYEDLDYEEIAYILNTTRNNVEVRLSRARRKLRRLIAESQGEVKQCSPAKKQKNSSISTSTESWMR, encoded by the coding sequence ATGGAGAACCCTACCGACCAGGACCTGGTTCGGCAGACGCTGTCCGGCGATGTGCGGTCCTTTGAAAAGATCGTGAAGCGCTACCAGTACACGGTTTTCGGGATCGCCTTCCGGTTGCTGAAAAATAAGGAGGAGGCCGAGGACATAACTCAGGAAACCTTTCTCCGTTGCTACCAAAACCTGGATAAATATGACCAGGGGAGGCCGTTCGCGCCCTGGATCCGCAGAATAGCCAGCAATCTGGCCGTAAGCAGGCTCCGCCAGCAGCGCCTGCGGCAGCTGCTGCCGTGGGATTACGTTTCTCGAACTCTCTCTCGTCACCAGGGTTGTTACTCGGATCCGGAAAGAGCCCTGGAAAACGCGGATGATCGACAGGAGATGGCCGGTTACCTCAAAAAGCTAAAACCGCTCGACCAGCTGGTAGTCATCCTGCGCTATTATGAAGACCTGGACTATGAGGAGATAGCCTATATCTTGAATACAACGCGCAACAACGTTGAGGTGCGCCTCAGCCGCGCCCGGCGGAAGCTGCGCCGGTTAATCGCAGAAAGCCAGGGGGAGGTGAAGCAATGCTCACCTGCAAAGAAACAGAAAAACTCCTCGATCTCTACCTCGACGGAGAGCTGGATGCGCTGA
- a CDS encoding Hsp20/alpha crystallin family protein, with the protein MVLMRRDYWRELNPLRETINNIFDELVSRRLPIFQGWGEWKPSIDLIDKGVQYVIRADLPGYSPENMRIQVQENSVIIGGEVQEEKDLKDGEFQVKERSFGSFSRTIPLPTQIKPEEARATFKNGVLEIILPKVEVPKGRILEIETD; encoded by the coding sequence ATGGTTTTGATGCGGCGCGACTACTGGCGAGAGCTGAATCCCTTGCGTGAGACCATCAACAACATTTTTGACGAACTTGTGAGCAGGCGCCTTCCCATCTTTCAGGGATGGGGGGAATGGAAACCGTCCATCGACCTCATCGACAAAGGGGTGCAATACGTAATCAGAGCCGATCTCCCCGGTTATTCTCCTGAGAATATGAGGATCCAGGTGCAGGAAAACAGCGTCATCATCGGAGGAGAAGTTCAGGAGGAGAAGGATTTGAAAGACGGCGAGTTTCAGGTGAAAGAGCGCAGCTTCGGTTCCTTTTCCCGCACCATCCCACTCCCCACCCAGATCAAGCCGGAAGAGGCACGGGCGACTTTTAAGAACGGGGTGCTGGAGATTATACTTCCCAAAGTAGAAGTTCCTAAAGGACGCATTCTGGAAATCGAGACCGACTGA
- a CDS encoding AzlD domain-containing protein, with product MGDASIWMMIIGVSIVSLSPRILPVALFSRFEFPALVKEWLSFVAPAVLGALTAVSVLAPQGEIDVSAQNIYIWAFVPTLAVAVKTKSLFYTLMVGIVAMAVFYNFF from the coding sequence ATGGGCGATGCTAGCATCTGGATGATGATTATCGGGGTATCTATTGTCAGCCTCTCACCCCGGATCCTGCCGGTAGCTCTCTTTTCCCGCTTTGAGTTTCCCGCTCTCGTTAAGGAGTGGCTCTCCTTTGTGGCTCCGGCAGTATTGGGCGCCCTGACGGCAGTGAGCGTCCTCGCACCTCAAGGGGAGATTGATGTCAGCGCTCAGAACATCTATATCTGGGCGTTCGTACCGACTCTGGCAGTGGCCGTGAAGACGAAAAGCCTCTTTTACACATTGATGGTGGGAATTGTGGCCATGGCGGTGTTTTATAACTTCTTCTAA
- a CDS encoding AzlC family ABC transporter permease: protein MPRRPCSFEERIMDKLELKQGIRDAIPIVLGYLPLGFAFGVLAKDVGMTVAQATMMSVLCFTGAGQYIAIGIMKAGGAVITIILANILVNLRYLLFSASMVPYLKDRVPPFIASLLSYGLTDETYAVGMSRYRKQAATSSYMAGLNLTAHLGWIVSTLLGALLGGLIDNTERLGVGFALPAMYTCLLVLMVRRKSDLIVAAAAAAVCLAAGQLVPAMMTNLSNLILATIAGATLGVIINGRC from the coding sequence ATGCCAAGGCGGCCTTGCAGTTTTGAGGAGAGGATTATGGACAAACTGGAGCTCAAGCAAGGTATTAGAGATGCAATTCCCATTGTGCTGGGCTACCTGCCGCTGGGGTTTGCCTTTGGAGTGCTGGCCAAGGATGTGGGGATGACTGTGGCCCAGGCCACCATGATGTCGGTCCTCTGTTTCACCGGGGCCGGGCAGTACATCGCCATAGGGATCATGAAGGCCGGGGGAGCTGTTATCACCATTATCCTGGCGAATATCCTGGTGAATTTAAGGTACCTGCTCTTTTCTGCCTCCATGGTTCCGTACCTGAAGGACAGGGTGCCGCCGTTCATTGCCAGCCTGCTCTCCTACGGCCTGACCGATGAAACCTATGCGGTGGGGATGAGCCGCTACCGGAAGCAGGCGGCTACTTCCTCGTATATGGCGGGGCTGAACCTGACCGCCCACCTGGGATGGATAGTGAGCACCCTTTTAGGCGCCCTGCTGGGTGGCTTGATCGACAACACCGAGCGGCTGGGGGTGGGGTTTGCCCTGCCCGCCATGTATACCTGTTTGCTCGTCTTGATGGTGAGGCGCAAGTCCGATCTGATCGTGGCGGCGGCGGCTGCCGCCGTTTGTCTTGCCGCCGGTCAGCTGGTACCCGCCATGATGACCAATCTTTCCAACCTGATCTTGGCCACCATCGCCGGGGCAACCCTGGGGGTGATCATTAATGGGCGATGCTAG
- a CDS encoding EamA family transporter, with the protein MSSFLLVLFSVFMAATGQVVLKLGASRLGSLFLSRQEIFHDIIRVVTTPQILLSFLFYAAGFFTWVKALTKEDLSYVYPMASLSYVFMLLYSHFLLKEPITAGKFIGVLLIIAGVVFINR; encoded by the coding sequence GTGAGCAGTTTTTTGCTGGTTCTTTTTTCGGTTTTTATGGCTGCTACCGGTCAGGTGGTTCTGAAGCTCGGTGCAAGCAGGCTGGGTTCCCTCTTTCTTTCCCGGCAGGAGATTTTCCATGATATAATAAGGGTCGTAACGACACCTCAGATTCTCTTAAGCTTTCTTTTTTACGCGGCGGGGTTCTTCACCTGGGTGAAAGCCTTGACGAAGGAAGACTTAAGTTATGTCTATCCGATGGCCAGCTTGAGTTATGTATTTATGCTGCTGTACTCCCATTTTCTTCTAAAAGAGCCGATCACTGCCGGGAAGTTTATCGGCGTTCTTCTCATCATCGCCGGCGTTGTTTTCATCAACAGGTAG
- a CDS encoding biotin transporter BioY, with amino-acid sequence MRRKKPQVNRDHQPVSLRMTVLASLFTALVIVGGYLSFPLPFSPVPIVLSDFFVMLAGLLLGPSWGLASIALFIFLGALGLPVFAGGQAGLAVLFGPTGGFLFGFPVCAAIIGWISGKGKSSPGKDLAALLAGNLVLYLFGVPWLKAVLNLTWKTALTAGLLPFLPGAAIKITAAVVITRVLRPWFRQSDFTFRQPEVGGEK; translated from the coding sequence ATGAGAAGAAAGAAACCACAAGTGAACCGGGATCATCAGCCAGTGAGCCTCCGGATGACGGTATTGGCGTCCCTGTTTACCGCCCTGGTTATCGTCGGAGGATATCTCAGCTTTCCCCTTCCCTTCAGCCCCGTGCCCATAGTGTTATCGGACTTCTTCGTGATGCTGGCCGGCCTTCTTTTAGGGCCCTCCTGGGGGCTCGCCAGCATCGCCCTGTTTATCTTTCTGGGAGCACTGGGGCTCCCCGTATTTGCCGGCGGCCAGGCGGGACTGGCCGTACTGTTCGGGCCAACAGGGGGATTCCTGTTCGGCTTTCCGGTTTGTGCCGCCATTATCGGGTGGATATCCGGGAAAGGCAAAAGCTCACCGGGCAAAGATCTGGCGGCATTACTTGCCGGCAATCTCGTACTCTATCTCTTTGGGGTGCCCTGGCTGAAAGCGGTTCTCAACCTGACGTGGAAAACGGCCTTGACGGCAGGGTTGCTCCCTTTCCTGCCCGGCGCCGCCATCAAAATAACGGCGGCAGTGGTTATCACCCGGGTTCTCCGCCCCTGGTTCAGGCAGTCCGACTTTACCTTTAGGCAGCCGGAAGTGGGAGGAGAGAAATGA
- a CDS encoding energy-coupling factor ABC transporter ATP-binding protein, translated as MIILEARNLTHVFPDGTVAIKDVNLAVRKGEFVVIAGANGSGKTVLVRHFNGLLLPSRGEVLLEGKPITKDLTRARKLIGLIFQDADSQIVGQTVAGDVAFGPENLRLAPEEVKKRVKESLEAVGLSHLAEQRPHLLSGGQKRRLTIAGVLAMKPRIIVFDEPFAGLDYPGVVQVLNQILKLHREGHTMIVVTHDLEKVLAHADRLIILEKGQIVQDGRPCEIISQVERYGIKRPYGKNRGVESMTWLS; from the coding sequence ATGATCATTCTGGAAGCGCGGAATTTAACGCACGTCTTTCCCGACGGCACCGTCGCCATTAAGGATGTCAACCTGGCAGTGAGGAAGGGAGAGTTCGTCGTCATCGCTGGCGCCAACGGTTCTGGGAAAACCGTCCTCGTCCGGCACTTCAACGGGCTCCTTCTGCCCAGCAGGGGAGAAGTGCTCCTGGAAGGGAAACCGATCACCAAAGACTTAACCCGGGCAAGAAAACTGATCGGGTTGATCTTTCAGGATGCCGATAGCCAGATAGTCGGACAGACCGTTGCCGGGGATGTGGCCTTCGGCCCTGAAAACCTGAGGCTGGCACCGGAGGAGGTCAAAAAGCGGGTAAAGGAATCTCTGGAAGCTGTCGGGTTAAGCCATCTCGCCGAGCAAAGGCCGCACTTGCTGTCGGGAGGGCAGAAGAGGAGGCTCACCATAGCCGGGGTGCTGGCCATGAAGCCCAGGATCATCGTTTTTGACGAACCGTTCGCAGGGCTGGACTATCCGGGAGTCGTTCAGGTGCTCAACCAGATCCTCAAACTCCATCGGGAGGGCCACACAATGATAGTGGTAACCCACGACCTGGAAAAGGTTCTGGCGCACGCAGACAGGCTGATCATCTTGGAGAAGGGCCAAATCGTCCAGGACGGCAGGCCCTGTGAAATAATCAGCCAAGTGGAACGATACGGGATCAAAAGGCCCTACGGCAAAAACAGAGGGGTTGAATCGATGACGTGGCTGAGTTAA